Proteins co-encoded in one Natronorubrum daqingense genomic window:
- a CDS encoding PPC domain-containing DNA-binding protein, with protein sequence MNYRAVETTSEYVARLETGADWRAEIESLAREVDAGAAWFSALGAVQDAELAFYDQDGLEYDAIDADEPLEVASCVGNVSWLEDDLFAHTHAVLSGPDGETISGHLNEATVWAGEVYMRVFEDDLVREHDETTDLDLWL encoded by the coding sequence ATGAACTATCGCGCTGTCGAAACTACGTCCGAGTACGTCGCTCGCCTCGAGACCGGGGCCGACTGGCGGGCCGAAATCGAGTCGCTCGCACGCGAGGTCGACGCCGGTGCGGCCTGGTTTAGCGCACTCGGTGCCGTCCAGGACGCCGAACTCGCCTTTTACGATCAGGACGGTCTCGAGTACGACGCGATCGACGCGGACGAACCCCTCGAGGTCGCGAGTTGCGTCGGCAACGTCTCCTGGCTCGAGGACGACCTGTTCGCGCACACGCACGCGGTCCTCTCGGGACCAGACGGCGAGACGATCTCCGGCCACCTGAACGAGGCGACCGTCTGGGCCGGCGAAGTGTACATGCGCGTCTTCGAGGACGACCTGGTGCGCGAACACGACGAGACGACCGATCTCGACCTCTGGCTCTGA
- a CDS encoding ABC transporter substrate-binding protein, whose translation MRGNNKGATRRRVLVTGVSAGALALAGCIGGNGDDDDDGGIIDPDEYDYERDEPDDEDAAMDSTMVYTQELERDDDFDPVVSNDAYSMQVAELLYDSLFEFDYEYELQPKVAVDFPDVERDDTRFIYEIHDGIEFHNGDELTADDVAHSFLAPVEEETPNATSYDMIEDIEVIDDTQLQVDLEYPYGPWEMFNQGVNIVPEDARTDDVDAFNTDPIGSGPFVWSDYQMGEYVELERNDDYWDDPLPYLAEIRFEDNVDDSSRVGEILAGDTDAIGDVPNADWDEIDGEDDINAHVAESPSVAYIFFNCNDGAGTANADVRRGIAHAFSATDYVETYLNNAAAPVVTPTSPITNELWDFPLDEWEDAYPDYDPDLAQELLDENAPDDWNPTFMAPDDERATLAERVAQRLDEIGYDMEVQTMAFDQMLDQTIYSEGDPDDYELYISGWTGGPDPDQYLYSNFHESQEEINQGHHYEGSDDFHDNIIEARETGDQAEREELYTDVIGEIIEEVPALPIFTEHNSMATGEHIKDMHVHPQMQYNPHVVSGDGNVWVDDD comes from the coding sequence ATGAGAGGTAACAACAAGGGTGCAACTCGGCGGCGAGTGCTCGTCACTGGAGTGTCCGCAGGTGCACTTGCGCTCGCAGGGTGTATCGGTGGGAACGGCGACGACGATGACGACGGTGGGATCATCGATCCGGACGAATACGACTACGAGCGAGACGAACCGGACGACGAAGACGCTGCGATGGACAGTACGATGGTCTATACGCAGGAACTCGAGCGAGACGACGACTTCGATCCGGTCGTCTCGAACGACGCCTACAGCATGCAGGTCGCCGAACTCCTCTACGACAGCCTCTTCGAGTTCGATTACGAGTACGAACTCCAGCCGAAGGTTGCCGTCGACTTCCCGGACGTCGAGCGCGACGACACGCGATTCATCTACGAGATCCACGACGGAATCGAGTTCCACAACGGCGACGAACTGACCGCCGACGACGTGGCGCACTCGTTTTTGGCACCCGTCGAGGAAGAGACGCCGAACGCGACGTCCTACGACATGATCGAGGACATCGAGGTCATCGACGACACGCAGTTGCAAGTCGACCTCGAGTACCCCTACGGTCCCTGGGAGATGTTCAATCAGGGGGTCAACATCGTTCCCGAAGACGCCAGGACGGACGACGTCGACGCGTTCAACACCGATCCGATCGGCTCCGGGCCGTTCGTCTGGAGCGACTACCAGATGGGCGAGTACGTCGAACTCGAGCGAAACGACGACTACTGGGACGATCCGCTTCCGTACCTCGCGGAGATTCGCTTCGAGGACAACGTCGACGACTCGAGCCGCGTCGGCGAGATTCTCGCCGGTGACACGGACGCGATCGGTGACGTTCCGAATGCGGACTGGGACGAAATCGACGGCGAGGACGACATCAACGCGCACGTCGCGGAGAGCCCGTCGGTTGCGTACATCTTCTTCAACTGTAACGATGGCGCGGGAACGGCCAACGCGGACGTTCGCCGCGGCATCGCCCACGCGTTCTCGGCGACCGATTACGTCGAAACGTACCTGAACAACGCGGCGGCACCGGTCGTGACGCCGACGTCGCCGATCACGAACGAACTGTGGGACTTCCCGCTCGACGAGTGGGAGGACGCTTACCCCGACTACGACCCCGATCTCGCACAGGAGTTACTCGACGAGAACGCGCCGGACGATTGGAATCCGACGTTCATGGCGCCCGACGACGAGCGAGCGACGCTCGCCGAACGCGTTGCTCAACGCCTCGACGAAATCGGCTACGACATGGAGGTCCAGACGATGGCGTTCGACCAGATGCTGGATCAGACCATCTACAGCGAGGGCGATCCGGACGACTACGAACTGTACATCTCCGGGTGGACCGGCGGTCCGGACCCAGATCAGTACCTCTACTCCAACTTCCACGAGAGCCAAGAGGAGATCAACCAGGGCCACCACTACGAGGGAAGCGACGACTTCCACGACAACATCATCGAAGCCCGTGAAACCGGGGACCAAGCGGAACGGGAGGAACTCTACACCGACGTGATCGGCGAGATTATCGAGGAAGTTCCGGCACTGCCGATCTTCACGGAACACAACTCGATGGCGACGGGCGAGCACATCAAGGACATGCACGTCCACCCGCAGATGCAGTACAACCCACACGTCGTCTCCGGAGACGGAAACGTCTGGGTCGACGACGACTGA
- a CDS encoding ABC transporter permease, with the protein MGLLRYTLYRFVQAIPVLFGITIITFALANLAPGDPVQIMLQGQEVDEDLIQTMEERYGLDEPVHERYISYMTGVLQGDLGQSFHYNQPVSDLIMSRLGPTLLLVLSAYAFAIVTSIPLGILAAKRRNEPADHVSRIVALLGVSTPSFWIGIMLIIIFAVQLGWFPSTGLVYPWWSPEAYGYTGWPGPLEQLPVVGAMFSQYTLGGWPEHVFQIVRHLLLPMIALGTLQMATLMRIERTQMIESLQGEYVKLARAYGVSERTILRKHAFRTAQLPIITIIGLNLSTALGGAVLVEYVFNINGMGRLFIDAIHNLDYQLIMGVTLIFGTIFIIGVIITDISYAYVDPRVTYGGDD; encoded by the coding sequence ATGGGACTACTTCGATACACACTGTACCGATTCGTGCAAGCGATTCCCGTACTGTTCGGAATCACGATCATCACGTTTGCCCTCGCGAATTTGGCTCCCGGCGACCCCGTCCAGATCATGCTGCAGGGACAGGAAGTCGACGAGGACCTGATCCAGACGATGGAAGAACGGTACGGGCTCGACGAACCCGTTCACGAACGGTACATCTCGTATATGACTGGGGTATTGCAAGGCGACCTCGGGCAGAGTTTTCACTACAATCAGCCCGTTTCTGACCTGATCATGAGTCGCCTCGGACCAACGCTGCTTCTCGTGTTGTCGGCGTACGCGTTCGCGATCGTCACGTCGATACCACTCGGTATCCTCGCCGCGAAGCGACGAAACGAGCCAGCAGACCACGTGTCACGCATCGTCGCACTGCTGGGCGTTAGCACGCCGTCGTTCTGGATCGGCATCATGCTCATCATCATCTTCGCCGTCCAACTCGGGTGGTTCCCGTCGACCGGCCTCGTCTATCCGTGGTGGTCACCAGAGGCCTACGGCTACACCGGGTGGCCCGGACCGCTCGAGCAACTTCCCGTCGTTGGGGCGATGTTCAGCCAGTACACGCTGGGTGGGTGGCCCGAGCACGTGTTCCAGATCGTCCGGCACCTGCTGCTACCGATGATCGCGCTAGGAACGTTACAGATGGCGACGCTGATGCGTATCGAGCGGACGCAGATGATCGAATCGCTGCAAGGAGAGTACGTCAAACTCGCTCGAGCCTACGGCGTCTCAGAGCGGACGATCCTCCGAAAGCACGCCTTCCGAACGGCGCAGTTGCCGATCATTACGATCATCGGATTGAACCTGTCGACGGCACTCGGCGGCGCGGTGCTCGTCGAGTACGTCTTCAACATCAACGGAATGGGACGGCTGTTCATCGATGCGATTCACAACCTCGACTACCAGTTGATCATGGGAGTAACGCTCATCTTCGGGACGATATTCATCATCGGCGTCATCATCACCGACATCTCCTACGCGTACGTCGATCCGCGGGTTACGTACGGAGGTGACGACTAA
- a CDS encoding ABC transporter permease, producing MAIGESQVDDGKSSDAVEAEFGWRHSVKKIKDDTTARWGLYIVVLVLLISAYTMIDSNLSRLTLGAVSDFTFAEMLPIFDHPERIPPPGQGEENVPPAFHVDGSMSHPLGTDPDGRDYFTRLVYGAQVSVSVGIVSTLIGFVGGTLIGAVAGFYGGKVDDILMRSVETIYAIPPLILIIVFTVFVSGGTPDIRYAVIGVGITFIPVFARIIRSEVLSVREMDYIEAARASGVKNRHIILRHVIPNSFAPVLVYATLQIGVTILIVAGLSFLGYGAQPPTPDWGEMLNVAHGYMHANVWLSIWPGFAILITIMGFNLFGDGLQDALDPRLNE from the coding sequence ATGGCGATCGGTGAATCACAGGTCGACGACGGCAAATCGTCCGACGCCGTCGAGGCGGAGTTCGGCTGGCGACACTCGGTCAAAAAGATCAAAGACGATACGACCGCCAGATGGGGGCTCTACATCGTCGTCCTCGTCTTGCTCATCTCGGCGTACACGATGATCGACAGCAACCTCTCGCGACTCACGCTCGGAGCCGTCTCCGACTTCACGTTCGCGGAGATGCTCCCGATATTCGATCATCCGGAGCGGATTCCACCGCCGGGGCAAGGTGAGGAGAACGTGCCTCCCGCGTTCCACGTCGACGGTTCGATGAGCCACCCCCTCGGTACCGATCCGGACGGACGGGATTACTTCACCCGACTCGTCTACGGCGCGCAAGTGTCGGTGAGCGTCGGCATCGTCTCGACGCTCATCGGATTCGTCGGGGGAACGCTCATCGGTGCCGTCGCCGGCTTCTACGGCGGGAAGGTCGACGACATCCTCATGCGTAGCGTCGAGACGATCTACGCGATTCCGCCGCTGATCCTCATCATCGTCTTCACGGTCTTCGTGAGCGGCGGAACACCCGACATTAGATACGCCGTCATCGGCGTCGGAATCACGTTCATCCCGGTGTTCGCGCGGATCATCCGCAGCGAGGTGTTGTCCGTCCGCGAGATGGACTACATCGAGGCGGCGCGCGCCTCGGGGGTGAAAAACAGACACATCATCCTCAGACACGTGATACCGAACAGTTTCGCACCGGTGCTCGTCTACGCGACGCTTCAGATCGGCGTGACGATCCTCATCGTCGCCGGCCTCTCGTTCCTCGGCTACGGCGCACAGCCGCCGACCCCCGACTGGGGCGAGATGCTGAACGTCGCCCACGGCTACATGCACGCGAACGTCTGGCTCTCGATCTGGCCGGGCTTCGCGATCCTCATCACGATTATGGGATTCAACCTCTTCGGCGACGGCCTCCAAGACGCCCTCGATCCACGACTCAATGAATAA
- a CDS encoding ABC transporter ATP-binding protein — MAEPLLRVENLKTQFFTESGTVRAVDGISFTVDEGEIVGLVGESGAGKSVASMSLLRLVENPGEIVAGEITYKGQTIFGLEEGPDGEPREREDMLSEQEVRQQIRGNEIAVIFQDPMESLNPVFTVGGQLREFIELNRDLSKDEAKREAIEMLREVGIPDPEDRYGEYPHQFSGGMRQRVLIAMALACEPSLIVADEPTTALDVTVEGQILDLVDDLQEKYDTSFIWVTHDMGVVAEICDRVNVMYLGEIVEQAPVDELFHDTHHPYTNALLNSMPRPDRTVEDLEAIRGVMPEAVDPPSGCRFHTRCPDAREACRRVHPEPAEVTRDGEYVHRSACIKHDAFDVGYDESAPLEDEPQLTTTSDGGEDR, encoded by the coding sequence ATGGCTGAACCACTCCTTCGCGTCGAAAACCTCAAGACACAGTTCTTCACCGAGAGCGGTACCGTTCGCGCCGTCGACGGCATCTCCTTTACCGTCGACGAAGGCGAAATCGTCGGCCTCGTCGGCGAAAGCGGCGCCGGCAAATCGGTCGCCTCGATGAGTCTGTTGCGACTCGTCGAGAATCCCGGCGAAATCGTCGCCGGCGAAATCACCTACAAGGGCCAGACTATCTTCGGCCTCGAGGAGGGGCCGGACGGCGAGCCTCGAGAGCGAGAAGACATGCTCTCCGAGCAGGAGGTTCGCCAGCAGATCCGTGGCAACGAAATCGCCGTGATCTTTCAGGATCCGATGGAGTCGCTCAATCCGGTCTTTACGGTCGGCGGCCAACTCCGCGAGTTCATCGAACTCAATCGCGACCTCTCGAAAGACGAGGCGAAACGGGAGGCGATCGAGATGCTGCGGGAAGTCGGCATTCCGGATCCCGAGGACCGATACGGCGAGTACCCACACCAGTTCTCGGGTGGGATGCGCCAGCGCGTGCTCATCGCGATGGCGCTGGCCTGTGAGCCGAGTCTCATCGTCGCCGACGAGCCGACGACGGCACTCGACGTGACCGTCGAAGGCCAGATTCTCGACCTCGTCGACGACTTACAGGAGAAGTACGATACGAGCTTCATCTGGGTGACCCACGACATGGGCGTCGTCGCCGAGATCTGCGACCGAGTGAACGTGATGTACCTCGGCGAGATCGTCGAACAAGCGCCGGTCGACGAGTTGTTCCACGACACCCACCACCCCTACACGAACGCGCTGTTGAACTCGATGCCCCGACCCGACCGAACGGTCGAGGACTTAGAGGCCATCCGTGGGGTGATGCCCGAGGCCGTCGATCCGCCGTCGGGCTGTCGCTTCCACACGCGCTGTCCGGACGCCAGAGAGGCCTGTCGGCGCGTCCACCCGGAGCCAGCGGAAGTCACTCGAGACGGCGAGTACGTTCACCGATCGGCGTGTATCAAACACGACGCCTTCGACGTCGGATACGACGAGAGCGCGCCCCTCGAGGACGAGCCACAGCTCACGACGACGTCGGACGGAGGTGAGGACCGATGA
- a CDS encoding ABC transporter ATP-binding protein — MSEVSNVTDGEREAGESTDGDERVAFGETLVDVNGLKKYFTQSSGLFSSISFEPDQFPPVSLGQQKVKAVDDVSFEIKRGETLGLVGESGCGKSTLGRSLLRLVDPTDGTIEFKGEDLADISGEELRRKRSEIQMIFQDPQSSLDPRMKMGQIVEEPMRAHDMPKSDPDVATTASVTAENVDEPVDVTVADDADLVVEADDEGVATVPVTVARDEYGVTATVPEHLEASASVESDGTISVNVSVSTSKDELRRERAKELLGKVGLDPTYYNRYPHAFSGGQRQRINLARALSVDPDFVVCDEPVSALDVSIQAQVMNTMEELQEEFGLTYLFIAHDLSVIRHISDRVAVMYLGHIVEIAEKEELFENSQHPYTKALLESIPVPDPRDEGARGVLEGEVPSPQNPPSGCRFRTRCPELIAPDEYDLPDEQWAHVRAFMRAVKRRTFEPMTAEALEAEFFGGTLPWGEAGEVVRDVIDLIATDRQGGERTPDGDDEVEENWEEATDLLLESFAERSICAQERPSYELESEYGSGTHFAACHRHR; from the coding sequence ATGAGCGAAGTGAGCAACGTTACCGACGGCGAACGGGAGGCTGGTGAGTCGACGGACGGTGACGAGCGGGTCGCCTTCGGGGAGACGCTGGTCGACGTCAACGGGCTGAAGAAGTACTTCACCCAGAGCTCGGGGCTGTTCTCGAGCATCTCGTTCGAGCCGGATCAGTTCCCGCCGGTCAGTCTCGGCCAGCAGAAGGTGAAGGCCGTCGACGACGTGAGTTTCGAGATCAAACGCGGCGAGACGCTCGGACTCGTCGGCGAGTCCGGTTGTGGGAAGAGTACGCTGGGTCGCTCGCTCTTGCGACTGGTCGATCCGACCGACGGGACGATCGAGTTCAAAGGCGAGGACCTCGCGGACATCTCCGGCGAGGAACTGCGCCGGAAACGCTCGGAGATCCAGATGATCTTCCAGGACCCCCAATCGTCGCTCGATCCGCGGATGAAGATGGGCCAAATCGTCGAAGAACCCATGCGCGCCCACGACATGCCGAAGTCGGATCCGGACGTGGCGACGACGGCGTCGGTCACGGCCGAGAACGTCGACGAACCAGTCGACGTCACCGTCGCAGACGATGCCGATCTCGTCGTCGAGGCGGACGACGAGGGCGTGGCAACGGTGCCGGTAACGGTCGCTCGAGACGAGTACGGCGTGACGGCGACCGTTCCCGAGCACCTCGAGGCGTCCGCGTCGGTCGAGTCGGATGGCACCATCTCGGTGAACGTCTCGGTCTCGACGTCGAAAGACGAACTCCGGCGCGAACGGGCGAAGGAACTCCTCGGGAAAGTCGGACTCGATCCGACCTACTACAACCGGTACCCACACGCCTTCTCCGGCGGGCAACGCCAGCGGATCAACCTCGCGCGGGCGCTGTCGGTCGACCCCGACTTCGTCGTCTGTGACGAACCCGTCTCCGCGCTCGACGTCTCGATTCAGGCGCAGGTGATGAACACGATGGAGGAACTCCAGGAGGAGTTCGGACTAACCTATCTCTTCATCGCCCACGACCTCTCGGTCATCCGGCACATCTCCGACCGCGTCGCGGTGATGTATCTGGGCCATATCGTCGAAATCGCCGAGAAGGAGGAACTGTTCGAGAATTCCCAACACCCCTACACGAAGGCGTTGCTCGAGTCGATTCCCGTCCCGGACCCCCGAGACGAGGGCGCTCGCGGGGTGCTCGAGGGAGAGGTGCCGAGCCCGCAGAATCCGCCGTCGGGCTGTCGGTTCCGAACGCGGTGTCCGGAACTCATCGCCCCCGACGAGTACGACCTTCCCGACGAGCAGTGGGCTCACGTCCGGGCGTTCATGCGAGCGGTCAAACGGCGTACGTTCGAACCGATGACGGCCGAGGCACTCGAGGCGGAGTTCTTCGGTGGCACGCTCCCCTGGGGCGAGGCTGGCGAAGTCGTCCGCGACGTCATCGACCTGATTGCAACCGACCGACAGGGCGGCGAACGCACGCCTGACGGCGACGACGAGGTCGAAGAGAACTGGGAAGAAGCGACCGACCTCCTCCTCGAGTCGTTCGCCGAACGGAGTATTTGCGCGCAGGAACGACCGTCCTACGAACTCGAGTCCGAGTACGGGTCGGGGACGCACTTCGCCGCGTGTCACCGGCATCGCTGA
- a CDS encoding M14 family zinc carboxypeptidase has protein sequence MRRRTTLKLLGSVAGAGLLGTKTVSADDAWPREETSRFFTHQEVQEFLDDLDQRARRNFELEEIGESLEGRELTVARVGSGNTDVFVVSEQHGDEPTGTNAILAELRELATSGSPFATTVTDELTVHVLAMLNPDGAMRNQRENARPEEYTWDDPFLGEQSGPADPNRQHYFELPADLLPGPKPDENPSPETQAMLDYVLPLEPLWVSDLHTQSGMYYDEDENPGDMYHSSNFWPIADAADEDATELSQQLNVAMYDQAEGQANAQLSVYPGGDTVNIARNAYGAYGFGSILNEMTGQVSDRGERMEGQMVRIMRNENRAVLEETANETLFDRDADRVAEIPDRPGAGDWPWEGGTE, from the coding sequence ATGAGACGACGCACCACACTCAAGCTACTTGGAAGCGTTGCAGGAGCGGGTCTACTCGGGACGAAAACCGTAAGCGCGGACGACGCGTGGCCGCGCGAGGAGACGAGTCGATTCTTCACCCATCAGGAGGTTCAGGAGTTCCTCGACGATCTCGACCAGCGGGCACGGCGAAATTTCGAACTCGAGGAGATCGGTGAGAGCCTCGAAGGTCGTGAACTCACCGTCGCCCGCGTCGGCAGCGGTAACACGGACGTCTTCGTCGTCTCCGAGCAACACGGTGACGAACCGACCGGTACCAACGCTATTCTGGCCGAACTCCGAGAACTCGCAACGTCGGGCAGTCCGTTCGCGACGACGGTTACCGACGAGCTAACCGTCCACGTCCTGGCGATGCTCAACCCCGACGGGGCGATGCGCAACCAGCGTGAGAACGCTCGTCCGGAAGAGTACACATGGGACGATCCGTTCCTCGGCGAACAAAGCGGTCCCGCCGATCCGAACCGCCAGCACTACTTCGAACTCCCTGCGGACCTCCTCCCCGGACCGAAGCCCGACGAGAATCCCTCGCCTGAGACACAGGCGATGCTCGACTACGTTCTCCCGCTCGAACCGCTCTGGGTATCCGATCTGCATACGCAGAGCGGGATGTACTACGACGAGGACGAGAACCCAGGCGACATGTACCACTCGTCGAACTTCTGGCCGATCGCTGACGCAGCGGACGAGGACGCGACCGAGCTCTCCCAACAGCTCAACGTCGCGATGTACGATCAGGCCGAAGGCCAAGCTAACGCGCAGCTATCGGTCTATCCCGGAGGCGATACGGTCAACATCGCCCGCAATGCGTACGGCGCCTACGGTTTTGGCAGCATTCTCAACGAGATGACCGGTCAGGTCTCCGACCGCGGCGAACGGATGGAGGGACAGATGGTCCGCATCATGCGAAACGAGAATCGCGCCGTCCTCGAAGAGACTGCCAACGAGACGCTCTTCGATCGCGATGCCGACCGTGTCGCGGAGATTCCAGACCGCCCCGGCGCGGGCGACTGGCCGTGGGAGGGCGGCACGGAGTAA
- a CDS encoding DoxX family protein — MIFAIETAALQTFDGAFADELFLVARILFGGVIAFIGLNHFLNLEEMAGYAEYKGAPAPTLSVGASGVVLVLGGLAVALGAFPTLAAGALAGFLVVATPMMHDFWAVPEDQRQDELNSFLKNVGLLGMTVLLLAVSTVEWPYAVGVGLV, encoded by the coding sequence ATGATATTTGCTATCGAAACGGCTGCGCTCCAAACGTTCGATGGAGCCTTTGCTGACGAACTGTTCCTCGTTGCGCGCATTCTCTTTGGCGGAGTAATCGCGTTCATCGGCCTCAACCACTTCCTGAATCTCGAGGAGATGGCGGGCTACGCCGAATACAAAGGCGCACCGGCACCGACGCTCTCCGTCGGTGCCTCCGGTGTCGTCTTGGTTTTGGGCGGGCTCGCGGTTGCGCTGGGCGCGTTCCCCACGCTCGCGGCGGGCGCACTCGCGGGCTTCCTGGTCGTCGCGACGCCGATGATGCACGACTTCTGGGCCGTTCCCGAGGACCAACGACAGGACGAACTGAACAGCTTCCTCAAGAACGTCGGCTTGCTCGGAATGACGGTGCTCTTGCTCGCGGTCAGTACGGTCGAGTGGCCCTACGCAGTGGGCGTCGGCCTCGTCTAA
- a CDS encoding DUF7556 family protein, producing the protein MATNSHVVSSDETVVGSIDSSDSSTDYVIADISADGAWLSMHADDAPTLPAWR; encoded by the coding sequence ATGGCGACGAACTCTCACGTCGTATCGTCCGACGAAACCGTCGTTGGGTCGATCGACTCGAGCGACTCGAGTACGGACTACGTCATCGCCGATATTTCGGCCGACGGAGCCTGGTTATCGATGCACGCGGACGACGCGCCGACACTTCCGGCGTGGCGATAA
- a CDS encoding CBS domain-containing protein — translation MNVADAMTAREDVVTVELPGTRSDVLEYLQERSFSSVPVVKETDDGLEYRGLVSRDVLIEQPDEDQLVMLMDDVPTTTAETALEDVARTMVEEGARRVPVVDGEFEGIVTVTDVIHAIATGDQETDGAVDEHASTDVNTSYEGAPLPVAERELYYANVPYTVALDEEGQMNGVLTEVDIIDVARIVEGEEETGNNFPDQDSQWSWEGIKGVGSRYLPTRDIEIPNGPVSEFMTDDVVTVSARTSIQDAAQKMITNDIEQIPMVTGEQLVGIVCDVDLLEALYE, via the coding sequence ATGAACGTAGCCGACGCCATGACGGCTCGCGAGGACGTGGTCACCGTGGAACTACCCGGCACCCGCTCGGACGTCCTCGAGTACCTGCAAGAACGGTCGTTCTCGTCCGTTCCGGTCGTCAAAGAGACCGACGACGGCCTCGAGTACCGCGGACTCGTTTCGCGGGACGTCCTGATCGAACAGCCCGACGAGGACCAACTCGTCATGTTGATGGACGACGTGCCGACGACGACGGCAGAGACCGCGCTCGAGGACGTCGCGCGAACGATGGTCGAGGAGGGAGCGCGGCGCGTCCCGGTCGTCGACGGCGAGTTCGAGGGGATCGTCACGGTAACGGACGTGATCCACGCGATCGCGACGGGCGATCAAGAGACCGACGGTGCCGTCGACGAACACGCGAGCACCGACGTGAACACGAGCTACGAGGGCGCGCCGCTGCCCGTCGCAGAGCGGGAACTGTACTACGCGAACGTGCCCTACACCGTCGCGCTGGACGAGGAGGGACAGATGAACGGCGTCCTCACGGAAGTCGACATCATCGACGTCGCGCGCATCGTCGAGGGCGAAGAGGAGACGGGGAACAACTTCCCGGATCAGGATTCCCAGTGGTCTTGGGAGGGAATCAAGGGGGTCGGCAGCCGCTACCTCCCCACGCGGGACATCGAGATTCCGAACGGGCCGGTCAGCGAGTTCATGACCGACGACGTGGTGACGGTGTCGGCCCGGACGTCGATCCAGGACGCCGCACAGAAGATGATCACCAACGACATCGAGCAGATTCCGATGGTCACGGGCGAGCAACTCGTCGGCATCGTCTGTGACGTCGACCTGCTGGAGGCCCTCTATGAGTGA